In a single window of the Flavobacterium sp. W4I14 genome:
- a CDS encoding hypothetical protein (product_source=Hypo-rule applied; cath_funfam=3.40.50.10400; pfam=PF15891; superfamily=52309): MKTVLPPKAISSSDVSVFLAGTIDMGNSIDWQQKFIDQANKEETLNDVVVFNPRRKSWDHTWTQRVENKQFSEQVNWELDAMENADVILLFLEADSKSPISIMEFGLFADSGKLMVCCEDGFWRKGNIDIVCRRKGIDQYKTFDELSEAVITKLKSWQILNKLEKR, translated from the coding sequence ATGAAAACAGTACTTCCACCAAAAGCTATTTCTTCTTCTGACGTTTCGGTATTTCTGGCCGGAACCATTGATATGGGCAATTCGATAGATTGGCAACAAAAATTTATTGATCAGGCCAATAAAGAAGAAACTTTGAATGATGTAGTCGTTTTCAATCCAAGAAGAAAATCCTGGGATCACACATGGACACAGCGCGTCGAAAATAAACAGTTTAGCGAGCAGGTGAATTGGGAATTAGATGCAATGGAAAATGCAGATGTTATTTTGTTGTTCCTTGAAGCGGATTCTAAATCGCCAATTTCGATAATGGAGTTTGGTTTGTTCGCTGACTCTGGCAAATTAATGGTTTGTTGTGAAGATGGGTTTTGGAGGAAAGGGAATATTGACATCGTATGCCGAAGAAAAGGAATTGATCAGTATAAAACATTTGATGAGCTTAGTGAGGCAGTAATTACTAAGCTTAAAAGTTGGCAAATATTAAATAAACTCGAAAAAAGATGA
- a CDS encoding ribose-phosphate pyrophosphokinase (product_source=KO:K00948; cath_funfam=3.40.50.2020; cog=COG0462; ko=KO:K00948; pfam=PF00156,PF13793; superfamily=53271; tigrfam=TIGR01251), with the protein MLNLNPSFTPLGENNLIEYKSFLFAGGEPHIKISNNFDVAAPVTITQRVNSFNDLGMICITVDALRRMGVKEIELFIPYFPAARQDRVMIPGEPLSVKVYADIINAMALASVTVFDPHSEVTPALLNNCVTVSNREFIKQVIANIGTEVKLISPDGGALKKIYKVSEFLGGAEVVECSKSRDVKTGKLSGFRVYAEDLTGADCLIVDDICDGGGTFIGLAEALKAKNAGKLYLAISHGIFSKGFDELGKYFEQIFTTDSIKEVDHEGVTQIKLVDIL; encoded by the coding sequence ATGTTAAATCTTAATCCAAGTTTTACTCCGCTAGGCGAAAATAACTTAATCGAATACAAATCTTTCTTATTTGCGGGTGGCGAACCACACATTAAAATTTCGAACAATTTTGATGTTGCTGCTCCGGTTACCATTACCCAAAGAGTAAATTCCTTCAATGATTTAGGCATGATCTGTATTACGGTTGATGCCTTGAGAAGAATGGGTGTAAAAGAAATCGAACTTTTTATACCATACTTTCCAGCTGCAAGGCAAGATCGGGTAATGATTCCTGGTGAGCCTTTATCAGTGAAAGTTTATGCCGATATTATTAATGCCATGGCTTTGGCAAGTGTTACCGTTTTTGATCCGCATAGCGAAGTAACACCAGCCTTGCTCAACAACTGTGTGACAGTTTCCAATCGCGAATTTATAAAACAGGTAATTGCGAACATTGGAACTGAAGTAAAACTCATTTCTCCTGATGGTGGTGCTTTAAAGAAAATTTATAAAGTATCTGAATTTTTAGGTGGTGCAGAAGTGGTAGAGTGTTCAAAAAGCCGGGATGTAAAAACAGGAAAACTTTCAGGATTTAGAGTATATGCAGAAGATTTAACTGGTGCCGATTGTTTAATTGTAGATGATATCTGTGATGGTGGTGGTACATTTATTGGCTTGGCAGAAGCGCTAAAGGCTAAAAATGCCGGAAAACTTTATTTAGCGATTAGTCATGGCATATTTAGCAAAGGTTTTGACGAGTTGGGCAAATATTTCGAACAGATCTTTACTACCGATTCAATCAAAGAAGTTGATCATGAAGGGGTAACGCAGATAAAATTAGTAGATATTTTATAA
- a CDS encoding 8-oxo-dGTP diphosphatase (product_source=KO:K03574; cath_funfam=1.10.10.10,3.90.79.10; cog=COG1051; ko=KO:K03574; pfam=PF00293,PF19368; superfamily=46785,55811), translating into MIDQNIKIAVDAIVFGYEKGTLYVLAVQQRFGKLADRWVLPGGFILNDEPLLMAVERELKEEAGISVNYLEQLGTFGDDVNRDERFRVISVAYFALVNPKNFVLKADTDAKDAKWFPVTGIPQLGYDHNEMVNLAHQRLKSKLTYQPIGFDLLDQEFLFSDLENLYCSILERDIDRRNFRKKILSFGIVTETDKVVKIGASGRPGKLFTFDKTKYNQLLKENFQFDIRFA; encoded by the coding sequence ATGATCGATCAAAATATTAAAATTGCTGTTGATGCCATTGTTTTTGGATACGAAAAAGGAACGCTTTATGTGTTGGCTGTTCAGCAGCGATTTGGTAAACTGGCCGATAGATGGGTTTTACCAGGTGGATTTATTTTAAACGATGAGCCTTTGCTTATGGCAGTTGAGCGCGAACTTAAAGAAGAAGCTGGTATAAGTGTAAATTATCTTGAGCAGCTGGGTACTTTTGGTGATGATGTCAATCGCGACGAACGCTTCAGGGTAATTTCTGTAGCTTATTTTGCCCTGGTTAATCCTAAAAATTTTGTATTAAAAGCCGATACCGATGCCAAAGATGCGAAATGGTTTCCTGTAACCGGAATTCCACAATTGGGGTATGATCACAATGAAATGGTTAATCTCGCACATCAGCGTTTAAAAAGCAAACTCACTTACCAACCGATCGGTTTTGATCTGTTGGATCAGGAATTCCTCTTTTCCGATCTGGAAAATCTGTACTGCTCCATTTTAGAAAGAGATATAGACCGACGAAATTTCAGAAAAAAAATTCTAAGTTTTGGAATTGTTACAGAAACCGATAAAGTGGTTAAAATTGGTGCTAGTGGTAGGCCAGGCAAACTTTTTACCTTCGATAAGACAAAATATAACCAGCTTTTGAAGGAAAATTTCCAATTCGATATTAGGTTTGCGTAA